A genomic window from Gossypium hirsutum isolate 1008001.06 chromosome D12, Gossypium_hirsutum_v2.1, whole genome shotgun sequence includes:
- the LOC107922670 gene encoding probable protein phosphatase 2C 49 isoform X1, whose product MVAEAEVVCQQSVPVLEVPFFGKGSHFEEINEIVAIPSPVSSPEFRQVGRGATESVSVDLSTSQLDVKSLDEFPDPCNIESTVLQFVPSIRSGSFADIGPRRYMEDEHIRIDDLSSQLGSLFKFPKPSAFYGVFDGHGGPEAAAYVRRHVLRLFFEDVNFPQSCEVDDDFLAGVENSVRKSFLLADLALADDCTVNSSSGTTALTALIFGRLLMVANAGDCRAVLCRKGEAIDMSEDHRPIYPSEWRRVEELGGFIDDGYLNGVLSVSRALGDWDMKLPKGSSSPLIAEPEVRQVVLTEDDEFLIIGCDGIWDVMSSQHAVSLVRRGLRRHDDPEQCARDLVMEALRRNTFDNLTVIVICFSEPDYREQPSPRQRRLRCCSLSAEALCSLRSAMRIRDR is encoded by the exons ATGGTAGCTGAAGCTGAAGTTGTTTGCCAACAGAGCGTGCCGGTGTTGGAAGTTCCGTTTTTCGGTAAAGGAAGTCATTTCGAGGAGATTAACGAAATCGTCGCGATTCCGTCGCCGGTTTCTTCGCCTGAGTTCCGACAAGTCGGTCGTGGTGCTACTGAGTCGGTTTCCGTCGATTTATCCACCTCTCAACTG GATGTGAAATCTCTAGATGAATTCCCAGATCCATGTAATATTGAATCTACTGTCCTGCAATTCGTCCCGAGTATCCGTTCAGGTAGCTTCGCTGACATTGGTCCAAGGAGATACATGGAAGACGAACATATTCGTATTGATGATCTATCATCACAATTGGGTTCCCTTTTCAAGTTTCCTAAGCCTAGTGCTTTTTATGGG GTGTTTGATGGTCATGGTGGTCCTGAAGCCGCGGCGTATGTAAGGAGACACGTGCTTAGATTATTTTTCGAAGATGTGAATTTTCCCCAGTCGTGTGAAGTTGATGATGATTTCTTAGCAGGGGTTGAGAACTCGGTCCGGAAATCATTTCTTCTTGCTGACCTTGCTCTTGCTGATGATTGTACCGTGAATAGCTCTTCAGGAACAACAGCGCTTACGGCTCTTATATTCGGAAG GCTTCTAATGGTGGCCAATGCTGGTGATTGCCGAGCAGTTCTCTGTCGAAAAGGGGAGGCAATAGATATGTCTGAAGACCACAGGCCTATTTATCCATCAGAATGGAGGAGAGTGGAGGAGCTCGGTGGGTTTATTGACGATGGATATCTTAATGGTGTTCTATCAGTTTCTCGAGCCTTGGGGGATTGGGACATGAAGTTACCCAAGGGTTCATCTTCACCTCTCATCGCTGAACCCGAGGTCCGCCAAGTGGTTCTGACAGAGGATGACGAGTTCCTTATCATTGGATGTGATGGGATTTGGGATGTAATGTCAAGTCAACATGCAGTTAGCCTAGTTCGCAGAGGGTTGCGACGGCACGATGACCCCGAGCAATGTGCTAGAGACCTTGTCATGGAAGCCTTACGCCGCAACACGTTTGATAATTTAACCGTCATCGTCATATGCTTCTCCGAACCTGATTACAGGGAACAACCATCTCCTCGGCAAAGAAGATTGAGGTGTTGTAGCCTATCTGCAGAGGCTCTGTGTAGCTTGAGGAGTGCAATGCGAATTCGTGACCGGTAA
- the LOC107922670 gene encoding probable protein phosphatase 2C 2 isoform X2, with amino-acid sequence MEDEHIRIDDLSSQLGSLFKFPKPSAFYGVFDGHGGPEAAAYVRRHVLRLFFEDVNFPQSCEVDDDFLAGVENSVRKSFLLADLALADDCTVNSSSGTTALTALIFGRLLMVANAGDCRAVLCRKGEAIDMSEDHRPIYPSEWRRVEELGGFIDDGYLNGVLSVSRALGDWDMKLPKGSSSPLIAEPEVRQVVLTEDDEFLIIGCDGIWDVMSSQHAVSLVRRGLRRHDDPEQCARDLVMEALRRNTFDNLTVIVICFSEPDYREQPSPRQRRLRCCSLSAEALCSLRSAMRIRDR; translated from the exons ATGGAAGACGAACATATTCGTATTGATGATCTATCATCACAATTGGGTTCCCTTTTCAAGTTTCCTAAGCCTAGTGCTTTTTATGGG GTGTTTGATGGTCATGGTGGTCCTGAAGCCGCGGCGTATGTAAGGAGACACGTGCTTAGATTATTTTTCGAAGATGTGAATTTTCCCCAGTCGTGTGAAGTTGATGATGATTTCTTAGCAGGGGTTGAGAACTCGGTCCGGAAATCATTTCTTCTTGCTGACCTTGCTCTTGCTGATGATTGTACCGTGAATAGCTCTTCAGGAACAACAGCGCTTACGGCTCTTATATTCGGAAG GCTTCTAATGGTGGCCAATGCTGGTGATTGCCGAGCAGTTCTCTGTCGAAAAGGGGAGGCAATAGATATGTCTGAAGACCACAGGCCTATTTATCCATCAGAATGGAGGAGAGTGGAGGAGCTCGGTGGGTTTATTGACGATGGATATCTTAATGGTGTTCTATCAGTTTCTCGAGCCTTGGGGGATTGGGACATGAAGTTACCCAAGGGTTCATCTTCACCTCTCATCGCTGAACCCGAGGTCCGCCAAGTGGTTCTGACAGAGGATGACGAGTTCCTTATCATTGGATGTGATGGGATTTGGGATGTAATGTCAAGTCAACATGCAGTTAGCCTAGTTCGCAGAGGGTTGCGACGGCACGATGACCCCGAGCAATGTGCTAGAGACCTTGTCATGGAAGCCTTACGCCGCAACACGTTTGATAATTTAACCGTCATCGTCATATGCTTCTCCGAACCTGATTACAGGGAACAACCATCTCCTCGGCAAAGAAGATTGAGGTGTTGTAGCCTATCTGCAGAGGCTCTGTGTAGCTTGAGGAGTGCAATGCGAATTCGTGACCGGTAA